Within Exiguobacterium sp. BMC-KP, the genomic segment AAGCGCAGGATAATAAAGCACCGAGTGAAGCGTTCATCGATCGTTTCGCGAAAGTGTATACACCGTTCGTCTTCCTAGGTGCATTGTTGCTGATGATCGTCCCACCTTTACTCCAACTTGGTAGTTGGGGAGAGTGGTTCTATAAGGGGTAGCGTCAGGAAAATGCGGATTTACAATGCTAAGGAAATTCCCATACTAAAAAGCCAAATTTCTCAACATCAATTGAGAAATTTGGCTTTTTCCGTTGCTCAGTTAAAGCGTCCTTTAGTTGTATATTTCCTGTTAATATCCCTTTTGAAGCATAACATTGTTTTCAATGATCGCACCCGATAGTTGACGCCCATTTTAGAACCTATTCTTTGATTTTCAATAAGCGTAAACTGTTTAATGTTACAAGTAAAGTTGCTCCCATATCAGCAAATATAGCTATCCAAAGTGTTAACCAACCGGGCATGACCAAAAGTAATGCCACTAATTTAATCGCCAAAGAGAAGGTAATGTTTTGCTTGATGATTGCTAAAGCCTTACGGCTTAATTTTATTGTATATGGCAATTTACTCAAATCATCAGACATTAAGGCGATGTCAGCCGTTTCTAAAGCTGTATCAGTTCCAGCACCACCCATTGCTACACCAACGGTAGATGCCGCAAGGGCTGGAGCATCATTCACGCCATCTCCGACCATCCCCACACTTTGATGTTTTTCTCGAAGTTCTTTAATAAAATTAAGCTTATCTTCTGGAAGTAAGTCAGCTTTAATATCCGAAACACCAACTTGTTTTCCGATGGCTGTTGCCGTTCTTTGGTTATCGCCTGTTAGCATCACTGTTTCGATTCCCATATTGTTCAACTTGCCGATAACTTCTTTAGACGATTCCCTCATTTCATCGGCTACGGCAATAAACGAAAGAATTTCTTTTTCTGTTCCTAACACCATCACCGTTTTACCTTGAGTTTGCATATCGGCAATTTTTTCTTTCCTATCGCTTGAAATGCTTCCGTGTAATTCCTCAAAAAGATTTGGACTTCCCACATAATACATTTCATTATTTATTTTGGCTTTAACGCCTTTACCTGTAATGGATTGAAAATCCTCTACTGTTACTTCGTTGAATTTTAATCCATTTTCTTCTGCTTTTCGCATAATCGCTGAAGCAAGAGGGTGCTGTGATCCTTTTTCAATGGCTGCTGTTATGGTCATTAATTCATTTTCATTTCTACCATATGTCACAATGTCTGTTACAGCAGGAATCCCTTTGGTTAATGTTCCTGTTTTATCAAAGGCTATCGCTTTTAATTGTCCTGCTTCTTCTAAATGGATACCACCTTTAATTAAAACACCATTTTTCGCTGCATTTCCTATTGCTGTAACCACAGCAACTGGAGTTGAGACTACTAAGGCACAAGGACAACCAACCACTAATACAGCTAAGCCTTGATAAATCCATTGGCTCCAGTCTCCGCCAAATAATGGTGGAACTACCGCAATTAAAAGAGCTAGTATGACAATAGCTGGTGTATAGTATTTTGCAAATTTATCGACAAACGCTTGAGAAGGGGCCCGTTCTGCTTGGGCTTCTTCTACCAAGTGAATGATTTTTGAAAGAGTAGTATCTTCAACTCGTTTTGTTACTTTAACCTCAAGTAACCCTTCTTCATTCAAGGTTCCTGCAAATACTTCATCATTTGTGGTTTTCGTTACTGGAACACTTTCACCTGTAATCGCAGCCTGATTTAATGTCGATGTACCTTTAACCACTATTCCATCCATTGCTAACTTTTGACCGGGCTTAACAATCATGATGTCTCCAACTTGAATATCATCAACATGAATCATCATTTCTTCATTGCCTCGTCGAATTAACGCTTCTTTTGGGGCAATATCCATTAAAGATTCAATAGATTGACGTGCTTTATCCATTGAATAACGCTCTAATGCTTCACTAATCGCAAATAGGATAACAACGGTTGCCCCTTCACCCCATTCACCAATGAATGCAGCTCCTATAATTGCAATAGTCATAAGCGTATTCATATCGAAATTTAATCTGCTTAGATTTTTGAGACCTTTAATGAATAACGAATATCCACCGATTAAAATGGACGCTGCATAACCAATTGTCGGTAGAACATGCTCTTCACCATACTGCTCTCCTAAGAACCAGCTAACTACAAGTAAAAGAGCTGATATATATACCTTAATGTTTTCTTTCTGCTTCCAAAAAGGTTCTCGTTCTACCCTTTGTTCTTTTTCATCTCGAATTTTTAAATTTTCAAATGCTCCTGCTTTTTCTAATTCTTCAATGGTTGTCGTCCCTTTAACATAAACTTTAGATGCTCCGAAATTTACTTTCGCATCCTGAACACCGGAAAGTTCTTTAACATTATTTTCAAAAATGGCTGCACAGTTAGTACAAGTAAATCCTTGAACACGATAGGCTTTCATTTCTTCTTCAGACAGTTTTGCTTTCCCACTAGACATTGATCTTCACCTCTTTCTTATGTGCCAATGCAATTATCATAATTTGTCTGATATGCTCATCATCTAATGAATAAAATGCAAGTTTTCCCTCTTTTCGAAACTTAACAATCCCTTGCTTATGGAGCGTTCGCAGGTGATGAGAGGCATTTGCAACCGTAACACCTATAATATTTGCTATATCACACACACACAGTTCGTCATCTTGACATAAAGCATAGGTAATTTTTGCTCTATTTTCATCTGCAATAGCTTTTAACATTTGGGCAACACTAGAAATATCTACTGTCTGTAAATTACCTTGTATTCGATTGACCTTTTCTTCGTCATAACAATAAATTTCACAAGTATCTTTCTTAATCACATTCTCACCCCAATATCATTCAAGTGTTTATTTGAATATAGTATAACCATTTTTAATAATTCATTCAAGTGTTTATTTGAATGAGTAAAAAAATTCATAAAAAAAGAATTGGAGTACCCAATTCTAATAACAAAATAACCAAACTGCATAAGACTTTAAGTACATAACATTATCTGGCCAATTAATGGAATAGGACTGAACTATTTGTTCTCTTCCGATAGCTTTCTATATAATGAAGCCCTAGACACATTTGTAATTTCACAAATTTGATTTACAGTCATATTTCCTTCTTTATATAGCTTTACTGCATAATTCATTCCCGCATGATTTTTATGATATTTCTTTATCCGACCTTTAAACTTTCCTTCTTTCTTAGCCAGCTCAATCCCTTCACGTTGACGCATACGGATAAGATCTCTCTCTAACTGGTTAACACCAGCCATTACTGTAATTAAGAATTGGCTGTATGGATTATCCTCTGATAAATCTAGCCATGTATCCTTAAGTGATTTTAAGCTGGCTTTTTTCCTTCGTATGTAATCGATCAATTCAAATAAATCTTGTGTACTACGAGTAATTCGAGTTAAATCTGTAACATAAATGGTGTCACCATCTTGTAAGTCCTCTAACATTTTTTGAAGTTGCTCACGTTCCTTCGTTGCCCCAGAAACTTTTTCTTCGTATATAATATCCATTCCGAATTCGCTTAGCTGCTGAAATTGTCTTGAAGGGTTTTGACTAGTTGAACTGACACGTACATAACTAATTTTCCGCAAAATATCACCTCACTTTTGAGACAAGTCTTATGAGACGCTAGATCACAGCAATCCACTTCAAAATAAATGACTTGATGAAGTCACTTCAGATCATAGAAAAACCCTCATTTCGACGTCGAAATGAGGGTTTTTCTATGATCTGAAAAGATGCTGTCTTAGGACATCCTCTCTTCTTTTTTTAGGTTACAAATAGTTCAATGGGTTGACACTATTCGCTGCAGAATAACTGCTGTATTTATAACTGTTTTTATGAATCTCAAAGTGTAAATGATTTCCGAACGAGTTTCCTGTATTCCCAACTGTTCCAATCTTCATACCTTTAGAGACTGTCTGACCACTTTTTACCGAAAGACTATTCATATGAGCATAAACGGTTACGTATTTTTGATTCTTTAGACTATGTGAAATCATAACGTGTTTACCATATGCACCGCTGTTTTTAGAGGTAGTGACTTTTCCACTCGCAGAAGCATAGACAGGTGTGCCTTTTGTTGCAGCTAGATCAACGCCATTATGGAATGTATAACCGTAAGCGCCATTAGATTTTCCGTATCCTTGGGTCAGCCTCCCTTTAGTAGGAGAAGCAAAAAGAGACTCATTATACGTCATTTTTTTTGCAACGTGGCTCTTATATTTTTTTAGGTAAGAACTATAGATATACCGTGTGTTCCCTTTGTAAAGTACTTTTGTCCAAGCTCCTTTTTTTCCTAAATAAGAAAAAGTCTGACCAGTGTTAGTCACGCCGACTATATTGTAATTGAGAGAAGGACCAGTCCGAACACGGAGATCGTCTGTCTTTACTTTTACTTTATATGCACTACTTGCTTCAACTTTTGGGCTATGCATTGAAAAAGTTGTTGTGAGTAAGACGCTAGAAGCGATAAGTATTACCTTGTTTTTCATTAGTTGTACTCCTTTAAAGATAAAGATACGGTGACAAACGATTTGTTAAAAGGAGTATAGCATCACTATATTACAAAAAAGTGTATCAAATTCATTTCAAAAATTGATACGAGATTTAATCAAAAAATGCATAGGTTTTTCACAAACAGATTTTATGATTAAAATTAAACACATTTCTTTTTTATACATCTTAAAAAAAGATTTATTTTTTAGAGTTCGGGAGGAATTTGATGGAGTTATCTTTTTTGTTAGCTTTTGGAGCAGGGTTTTTATCTTTTATCTCGCCATGTTGCCTAGCTTTGTATCCTGTTTTTCTATCTTACATTACAGGAATTTCAGTTACAGAGTTAAAAGAAAATAAAAAGTGGAACTGGAATGGTGTTCCCCATACATTCGTTTTCTTACTTGGATTTTCGAGCGTATTTTTAGTGATGGGTTTTTCAACGTCATATTTGGCTGATTTTTTTATAGTGTATAAAGATGTTCTACGGATGAGCGGTGCACTTATTTTATTCATATTCGGTGTTATTTTAACTGGTCTGTGGACCCCAATATTTTTACTTAAAGAGCGAAGAATGAACTTAGGAAAAAGAAAGCGTGGTTATATCGGAACGTTTATTGTCGGAGTCGGATCGGCTGCTGGATGGACTCCTTGTACAGGACCAATCCTCGCTGGAGTTATTGCTTTGATCGCCACGAATCCTAGTAATGGATTTTTATATATGCTCTTTTATGTACTAGGTTTTTCTATTCCATTTTTCTTGATGTCGTTTTTGGTCGGGAAATCCAGATACTTAATGAATTATTCTTCAAAGGTTATGAAAATAGGTGGCTGGTTTATGATTTTATTAGGTATCATATTGTATTTCGATGGTCTGACGAAACTAACTACAATATTGATTGATTTTACAGGGTTTAGAGGGTTCTGACGCTCTATTTTCTATTTCGAAAGGAGATGCATCGTAAATGTCTCGTGAAAATGTCCTGATAATGGGAGTAGAGGAAAACTGGAAAGTGATGGAGAACATAAAACAACTTAAACCTGTAAGTATAGATATTCATATTTCTTCAAAAGAAGGATGGGTTCGAAAGCTATTTCCTGATTTTAAATATTTTGATTCATTTTCAAAAAAAGAATCAGAAGAAGGGTATATTAGTAATCTGATTGAATATTGTACTTCTCAAGAAATAGGCTGGATTATCCCTTTAAGCGAACAAGAAGCATCTACGTTATCAAAACATAAGTTGAAAATGAGAAAAAATAACGTAGCGTTTATAACATCCTTTGACTGGGATAAAACAGTACTTCATGATTCATTTTCGGTTCAAGGTAATACTTTCACTTATTCTTTTGACCAGATAAAGAATGCGCCTGAAGGTGTAAAGGTGGGGAAAATTGATGCATATGTCGATTATCGATCTAGTGAAGTGATTTGCTGTTTTATGAGAGAAGAGTATGAACGGTACCAAGATACTGTTCTTTCATACGAGGTGTTTGCCAACTCGATTTTAGAGGAGTGCGTAGCAATAATTGCTCAAAGGCTTAATATAAAGGGTTCTTTTTCTTTCGATTATCAACGTGATTCGGAGGGAATGTATACGATTACAAAAATAGAATGTTTCATGACGCATTCTACTCGTGAGGCTATTTTTAGTGATTATGATTTCGCTAATTATTTGTGGAGCAATATTCAAGGAATTGTCCTTTTAAAAGAATCAAATGATAAAAGCTCTTTTGTGTATCGCCTAAATGAAGAATACTTTCTTTTCTAAATCTCAACAGTTTGTTTTTATATGTAATCATCTTAAATGAGAAAGGTACTTTATGAATAAACTTTCATTTAAAATAACGTTATTTTATTTTTTCGGGATTCTCATGATTTTCATTCTCTCATCTGCTATTGTATACAACATTCTTGAGCATCAACAAGTAGAAAGTGAACTGGAGAGCCTTCAAGAGAGAGGCAATAGTCATCGAGATGTTCTTTCCACTAACTTCGACAAGCAAACAGTTGAACACGTTGTTTTAATGGAGGAAAAGGCGATGACTGATGTGATTATCTTAGACAAAAATAATCAAGTCGTCGATTCATCTAACGACGCTGAACAATTTTTGAACCCGGATTGGATTCAAAAAAAGGATGGAATCGTAGAAGGTAATTGGAGAGAGGGCAAATTTTTAGTGACGGTGAGTAATATTGAAGATGGCGGTCAAATAATCATGTTAGAGCCGACGAAGTATATACAGCATTTGATGGGGGAATTGAAACAACAAGTAGTGTTCTCTCTATTCTTGTTAGTACTTTTTCTATTAGTAAGTGTTTATTTTTTGAGTTATATCATTATAAAGCCACTTTTATCAATGAAAGAGGCAACGGTAAAGTTAAGTAAAGGCGAGGTGCTGAAAATCAGAGAAGCTGAGAGAAGCGACGAAGTAGGAGATTTAGCACGAGCGATCACTAAGTTATCTGTTGATTTACGTCACATTCAAAATACAAGAAAGCAATTTCTGACTTCAATCACACATGAATTGCGTACGCCGATTACCTACATTAAGGGATATGCAGGACTCCTCAAAAAAGACGAATCGAGATTTGGAGATATTATCTATGAGGAATCCGAAAGACTTCAAGAACTGATTGAGGATTTGTTTGAACTTGCTAGATTGGAAGAGCCACATTTTCAAATAGATCCTCAGATCACAGAGATGAATGATTTCTTAAAAAAAATCAGTGAAAGAATAATTTTTAAATTTGAGGAGAAACAAGTGAAATTAATTCTTCAAATTAATAAAACTCCCATCTACAAAGAGATAGACCAAGCTAGATTTGATCAGGTTCTCTTAAATTTACTGGATAACGCGCTAAAATATACACATGCGAACAAACGCGTATTTTTAAAACTTGATGAAAACTTTATTGAAGTTACGGATGAAGGTGGTGGTGTGGATGAGCAATCACTCCCGTATCTTTTTGATCGTTTTTATCGAGTAGATTCTTCACGAAATCGTGAAACAGGAGGTACTGGGCTCGGTTTGGCTATCACGAAAGAAATAGTTGAAGCGCACAAAGGGACCATCGTAGCTATTAATGTAGAAAACGGGCTGAAAGTTGTCATTGACTTGAGGGGGATTCCAGGATGAGAACCATTGCTTTGGTAGATGATGAGAATCGAATGTTAGAACTGATTGAACTCTATCTGCAAGACAGTTATACCTGTATTAAGCTGAACAGCGGAAGAGAGATATTGAACTTGATTGATGTAGATGAGCCTGACTTAATCATATTGGATGTGATGATGCCTTTAATGGATGGTTTTGAGACCTGTCAAAGGATAAGGGAAGTTTCGAATGTACCAATCATTTTATTGACAGCACTCGACGGAAAAGAAGAAATCGTAAAAGGATTACAACTGGGAGCAGATGATTACATTGTGAAACCGTTCGACGAGGCGGAATTGAAGGCAAGAATTCAATCGATTTTCAGACGAACTACAGTTTCTTCAGGATCAAAAATCGAATCGTCGGGTCTAATCTTAAATGAAGACGCCCATGAGCTGTATTATGATAATCATTTAGTCAAAGTCACGCCAAAGGAATTTTCATTACTTGCTAAGTTATTAAAAAATCCAGAACGTGTCTATTCAAGAGAGGAACTGCTCTCAAGTTTATGGTTAGCAAATGAGTGGACAGATGAACGAACGGTCGACTCTCATGTAAGAAACTTAAGAGAAAAACTTAGGAAACTCGAGTTTCCT encodes:
- a CDS encoding heavy metal translocating P-type ATPase encodes the protein MSSGKAKLSEEEMKAYRVQGFTCTNCAAIFENNVKELSGVQDAKVNFGASKVYVKGTTTIEELEKAGAFENLKIRDEKEQRVEREPFWKQKENIKVYISALLLVVSWFLGEQYGEEHVLPTIGYAASILIGGYSLFIKGLKNLSRLNFDMNTLMTIAIIGAAFIGEWGEGATVVILFAISEALERYSMDKARQSIESLMDIAPKEALIRRGNEEMMIHVDDIQVGDIMIVKPGQKLAMDGIVVKGTSTLNQAAITGESVPVTKTTNDEVFAGTLNEEGLLEVKVTKRVEDTTLSKIIHLVEEAQAERAPSQAFVDKFAKYYTPAIVILALLIAVVPPLFGGDWSQWIYQGLAVLVVGCPCALVVSTPVAVVTAIGNAAKNGVLIKGGIHLEEAGQLKAIAFDKTGTLTKGIPAVTDIVTYGRNENELMTITAAIEKGSQHPLASAIMRKAEENGLKFNEVTVEDFQSITGKGVKAKINNEMYYVGSPNLFEELHGSISSDRKEKIADMQTQGKTVMVLGTEKEILSFIAVADEMRESSKEVIGKLNNMGIETVMLTGDNQRTATAIGKQVGVSDIKADLLPEDKLNFIKELREKHQSVGMVGDGVNDAPALAASTVGVAMGGAGTDTALETADIALMSDDLSKLPYTIKLSRKALAIIKQNITFSLAIKLVALLLVMPGWLTLWIAIFADMGATLLVTLNSLRLLKIKE
- a CDS encoding ArsR/SmtB family transcription factor, encoding MIKKDTCEIYCYDEEKVNRIQGNLQTVDISSVAQMLKAIADENRAKITYALCQDDELCVCDIANIIGVTVANASHHLRTLHKQGIVKFRKEGKLAFYSLDDEHIRQIMIIALAHKKEVKINV
- a CDS encoding recombinase family protein encodes the protein MRKISYVRVSSTSQNPSRQFQQLSEFGMDIIYEEKVSGATKEREQLQKMLEDLQDGDTIYVTDLTRITRSTQDLFELIDYIRRKKASLKSLKDTWLDLSEDNPYSQFLITVMAGVNQLERDLIRMRQREGIELAKKEGKFKGRIKKYHKNHAGMNYAVKLYKEGNMTVNQICEITNVSRASLYRKLSEENK
- a CDS encoding peptidoglycan DD-metalloendopeptidase family protein; the protein is MKNKVILIASSVLLTTTFSMHSPKVEASSAYKVKVKTDDLRVRTGPSLNYNIVGVTNTGQTFSYLGKKGAWTKVLYKGNTRYIYSSYLKKYKSHVAKKMTYNESLFASPTKGRLTQGYGKSNGAYGYTFHNGVDLAATKGTPVYASASGKVTTSKNSGAYGKHVMISHSLKNQKYVTVYAHMNSLSVKSGQTVSKGMKIGTVGNTGNSFGNHLHFEIHKNSYKYSSYSAANSVNPLNYL
- a CDS encoding cytochrome c biogenesis CcdA family protein, encoding MELSFLLAFGAGFLSFISPCCLALYPVFLSYITGISVTELKENKKWNWNGVPHTFVFLLGFSSVFLVMGFSTSYLADFFIVYKDVLRMSGALILFIFGVILTGLWTPIFLLKERRMNLGKRKRGYIGTFIVGVGSAAGWTPCTGPILAGVIALIATNPSNGFLYMLFYVLGFSIPFFLMSFLVGKSRYLMNYSSKVMKIGGWFMILLGIILYFDGLTKLTTILIDFTGFRGF
- a CDS encoding HAMP domain-containing sensor histidine kinase; this translates as MIFILSSAIVYNILEHQQVESELESLQERGNSHRDVLSTNFDKQTVEHVVLMEEKAMTDVIILDKNNQVVDSSNDAEQFLNPDWIQKKDGIVEGNWREGKFLVTVSNIEDGGQIIMLEPTKYIQHLMGELKQQVVFSLFLLVLFLLVSVYFLSYIIIKPLLSMKEATVKLSKGEVLKIREAERSDEVGDLARAITKLSVDLRHIQNTRKQFLTSITHELRTPITYIKGYAGLLKKDESRFGDIIYEESERLQELIEDLFELARLEEPHFQIDPQITEMNDFLKKISERIIFKFEEKQVKLILQINKTPIYKEIDQARFDQVLLNLLDNALKYTHANKRVFLKLDENFIEVTDEGGGVDEQSLPYLFDRFYRVDSSRNRETGGTGLGLAITKEIVEAHKGTIVAINVENGLKVVIDLRGIPG
- a CDS encoding response regulator transcription factor yields the protein MRTIALVDDENRMLELIELYLQDSYTCIKLNSGREILNLIDVDEPDLIILDVMMPLMDGFETCQRIREVSNVPIILLTALDGKEEIVKGLQLGADDYIVKPFDEAELKARIQSIFRRTTVSSGSKIESSGLILNEDAHELYYDNHLVKVTPKEFSLLAKLLKNPERVYSREELLSSLWLANEWTDERTVDSHVRNLREKLRKLEFPIEEHFRTVWGIGYKWVP